The following proteins come from a genomic window of Lycium ferocissimum isolate CSIRO_LF1 chromosome 4, AGI_CSIRO_Lferr_CH_V1, whole genome shotgun sequence:
- the LOC132053664 gene encoding uncharacterized protein LOC132053664 produces the protein MRVNKQAIIKFSIGKYQDEILCDVVPMQACHLLLGRPWQFDVDAQHSGRTNKYSFVVKGKKYILNPLTPYQVSEDYRVMRELREKYQREEKEKGEKETLLVISGEGTSLNGSKKCLLAKPSNCLKGVDERHFMVCLVNKDLLLNANQATSTLPSSMSSLLQNMKPCSRRKCPMAYLLERY, from the coding sequence ATGAGGGTCAACAAGCAAGCCATTATCAAATTTAGCATTGGCAAGTATCAAGATGAGATTTTGTGTGATGTGGTACCCATGCAAGCTTGCCACCTATTGCTTGGaagaccttggcaatttgatgttGATGCCCAACATAGTGGGAGAACTAACAAGTACTCATTTGTGGTCAAGGGGAAGAAGTACATTCTTAACCCACTAACCCCTTACCAAGTGAGTGAGGATTATCGAGTGATGAGAGAGCTTCGGGAGAAGTATCAAagggaagaaaaggagaagggTGAGAAGGAGACGTTGTTGGTCATAAGTGGAGAGGGGACATCTCTAAATGGTTCCAAGAAATGTTTGTTGGCCAAACCAAGTAATTGCTTAAAAGGGGTTGACGAGAGACACTTCATGGTGTGTCTTGTCAACAAAGATCTTCTTCTAAATGCTAACCAAGCTACTAGCACTTTGCCTAGTAGTATGTCTTCTCTTTTGCAGAATATGAAGCCTTGTTCCCGGAGGAAATGCCCGATGGCTTACCTCCTCGAGAGGTATTGA